A window from Cryptomeria japonica chromosome 1, Sugi_1.0, whole genome shotgun sequence encodes these proteins:
- the LOC131078164 gene encoding probable methyltransferase PMT17 has protein sequence MARERSATPSKLYQEGFQKKNLTWVFGVSVLCTFFYFLGMWKNTSVLNTAAVKLAFSQVIPCRSPSNPPKPEFVYLDFEAHHLGVAPLDNASESEIPIMLKPCDMQYSEYTPCEDIERSRKFDNHRSFFRERHCPEKNELFRCLIPDPPGYRTPFRWPQSMDFAWYANVPHKELTVSKADQNWIKFQEDRFRFPGGGTSFPNGAKRYIEAIGKLIPLTDGSVRTALDTGCGVASWGAYLFKYKILTMSFAPKDIHEAQVQFALERGVPAMIGILGTRRLPYPARAFDMAHCSRCLIPWTDYDGAFLIEIDRVLRPGGYWVLSGPPINWKNHHKGWERTEASLKQEQEAIEDLAKRLCWKKIAEKGDLAVWQKPTNHIHCIKKRKIFKVPPFCQGGNPDTAWYQKMETCITPLPTVKNIEETAGLAVEKWPKRLTAVPPRVKRSTITGVTTQTFNQDTRLWTKRLIYYRRFIESITDGKYRNIMDMNAGLGGFAAALADYPVWVMNVVPPDAKNNTLGTIYERGLIGTYLDWCEAFSTYPRTYDLIHADGIFSMYQDRCDIIDILLEMDRIVRPEGAVIIRDHVDVLVKVKKITDSMSWESHLAHNERGPFSVEKILFVNSTRLANSYQALYSR, from the exons ATGGCCAGGGAAAGGTCTGCAACACCCAGCAAACTTTACCAGGAGGGTTTTCAAAAGAAGAATCTGACCTGGGTATTTGGAGTTTCAGTGCTCTGTACCTTCTTTTACTTTCTAGGAATGTGGAAAAATACTTCGGTCTTAAATACAGCAGCTGTAAAACTGGCATTTTCACAAGTAATTCCCTGTCGTTCGCCGTCAAATCCTCCAAAACCCGAATTTGTGTATCTAGATTTCGAGGCTCATCATTTGGGAGTAGCTCCTTTGGATAATGCTTCAGAGTCTGAGATACCCATCATGTTGAAGCCCTGTGATATGCAGTACAGCGAGTATACTCCCTGTGAGGATATTGAACGTTCGAGGAAGTTTGACAACCACAGGTCATTCTTCAGAGAGCGTCACTGCCCAGAAAAGAATGAACTTTTCAGATGTCTGATACCTGATCCACCTGGATACAGGACTCCATTTCGGTGGCCACAGAGCATGGATTTTGCTTGGTATGCCAATGTACCTCACAAGGAACTTACTGTTTCGAAGGCTGATCAGAACTGGATTAAGTTTCAGGAGGATCGATTTCGCTTTCCTGGTGGCGGAACATCGTTTCCAAATGGTGCAAAACGGTATATTGAGGCAATTGGAAAGTTAATTCCTTTAACTGATGGGTCTGTAAGGACTGCCCTTGATACAGGCTGTGGG GTTGCAAGCTGGGGTGCTTACCTATTCAAATACAAGATTTTGACCATGTCTTTTGCTCCAAAAGATATACATGAAGCACAGGTGCAGTTTGCTTTGGAGCGGGGAGTGCCAGCCATGATTGGGATATTGGGCACTCGTAGACTTCCTTACCCTGCAAGGGCTTTTGACATGGCTCACTGTTCCCGGTGTCTGATTCCATGGACTGATTATG ACGGCGCCTTCTTGATAGAAATAGATAGAGTCTTAAGGCCTGGTGGCTATTGGGTTTTATCAGGTCCTCCCATTAACTGGAAAAATCACCACAAGGGTTGGGAAAGGACAGAAGCAAGCCTAAAGCAAGAGCAAGAAGCAATTGAGGATCTTGCTAAGCGTCTATGCTGGAAGAAGATTGCTGAAAAGGGTGATCTGGCTGTATGGCAAAAGCCTACCAATCACATTCACTGTATCAAAAAACGGAAAATCTTCAAAGTTCCCCCATTTTGTCAGGGTGGGAATCCTGATACAGCTTG GTACCAGAAGATGGAGACATGCATAACTCCTTTACCTACAGTTAAGAACATTGAAGAAACTGCAGGGCTGGCTGTAGAAAAATGGCCAAAACGATTGACAGCTGTTCCACCCAGAGTAAAAAGAAGTACCATCACTGGGGTAACAACTCAAACATTCAATCAAGATACAAGATTGTGGACCAAGCGACTAATCTACTATAGAAGGTTCATTGAAAGTATTACTGATGGAAAATATCGTAACATAATGGACATGAATGCTGGCTTGGGAGGCTTTGCTGCTGCTCTGGCCGATTACCCAGTATGGGTAATGAACGTTGTCCCACCAGATGCTAAAAACAATACTCTTGGCACCATATATGAAAGAGGCCTGATTGGAACTTATTTGGACTG GTGTGAAGCTTTCTCAACATATCCCAGAACCTATGACCTTATTCATGCTGATGGCATTTTCAGCATGTACCAAGATAG GTGTGATATCATAGACATTCTTCTTGAGATGGATCGTATTGTACGCCCAGAGGGAGCAGTCATTATTCGTGATCATGTAGATGTTCTGGTTAAAGTAAAGAAAATAACTGATAGCATGAGCTGGGAGAGCCATCTTGCACATAATGAAAGAGGTCCCTTCAGCGTAGAAAAGATCCTTTTTGTTAACTCTACGAGGTTGGCCAATAGCTACCAAGCATTATATAGTAGATGA